In Uranotaenia lowii strain MFRU-FL chromosome 2, ASM2978415v1, whole genome shotgun sequence, one genomic interval encodes:
- the LOC129743782 gene encoding oocyte zinc finger protein XlCOF26-like, giving the protein MKANNVCRTCGSSSAKSRFSLFETLQDTIGNKTDHIKTLAEFLSTIIPQMHPISENDGLPATICAECFSVVKQFQIFQEKCLESDRFFRNQTNQLITMNLEELPQNEGLAQFNDTTMTPLATEVEQSGISAKNLECSFCHKVLKSRKTLKVHLQLHSEVDAYLCNSCGERFKTKMAYTGHMATHDKSGFRCELCGKSYRQAASLRNHELNHSQHKPFGCAICGHKTTQKSGLKKHMLVHSDHKPFTCDVCGKDFRFVNNLAMHRKRNHEREKLFGCDVCDKKFVTNDELKNHSMCHTDERPFGCADCGKQFNRRSSLLSHRKSKHSVKEKRFGCRVCGREFSKNDTLQNHLRTHIVAD; this is encoded by the exons ATGAAGGCTAACAATGTGTGTAGAACCTGTGGTTCTTCATCAGCAAAATCCAGGTTTTCACTGTTTGAAACACTGCAGGACACTATCGGAAATAAAACGGATCACATCAAAACATTGGCCGAGTTTCTCTCAACAATAATTCCCCAGATGCATCCG attTCTGAAAATGATGGTTTGCCAGCGACTATTTGTGCTGAATGTTTTTCAGTTGTGAAGCAGTTCcaaattttccaagaaaaatgtttagaatcagatcgttttttcagaaatcaaacCAACCAATTGATAACGATGAACCTTGAAGAACTTCCTCAGAATGAAGGATTGGCTCAATTTAACGATACAACGATGACTCCTTTAGCGACAGAAGTGGAGCAATCTGGAATTTCTGCAAAGAATTTAGAATGCAGTTTCTGTCATAAGGTACTAAAGTCTCGCAAAACATTGAAAGTTCACCTGCAGCTACATTCAGAAGTAGATGCCTATCTTTGCAATAGTTGTGGAGAACGGTTCAAAACTAAAATGGCCTACACTGGTCACATGGCAACGCACGACAAGAGTGGATTCCGTTGTGAGCTCTGCGGAAAATCGTATCGACAGGCTGCTTCACTGCGTAATCATGAGCTCAACCATAGTCAGCATAAACCGTTTGGTTGCGCAATCTGCGGTCATAAGACAACCCAGAAAAGTGGCCTCAAAAAGCATATGCTTGTTCACTCGGACCACAAGCCTTTTACGTGCGACGTTTGTGGAAAGGACTTCCGGTTCGTCAATAATTTGGCCATGCACCGAAAACGAAACCATGAGCGAGAAAAGCTATTCGGTTGCGACGTTTGTGATAAGAAATTCGTCACCAACGATGAGCTCAAGAATCACAGTATGTGCCACACCGATGAGCGGCCATTTGGTTGTGCAGATTGTGGAAAACAATTCAACCGCAGAAGTTCGCTATTGAGCCATCGAAAGAGCAAACACTCAGTTAAGGAAAAAAGATTCGGCTGTCGGGTG
- the LOC129743779 gene encoding zinc finger protein Xfin-like, whose amino-acid sequence METRSTNSALGGIVTPTGPNICRICLTNGGPSIRTSTFNPGDASSVLESIFSTVSEYNHRSLYGIMLTVCSPLSQRDLLRGVPERICHGCKWRLLSAYDFYETCLRNDDRIRELTGAGKQIQDQIRNPGEPQVLIQQDDSIQDMTPDIMMDQSSSFMFDSNSYYPEAESTQFMDGNAADLLEEMPTKEPQDEAFFEEHYKLNDKGNHSCGICQQEFIYKSQCRSHILVKHDPSKPFKCDVCFITITTEMRLVRHKTIYHGEGVIKISELEEKNEGTDSWTCKICSKSFPSIIRYKKHKGVHVAHNRPFKCDVCLYRFSSKSQLRQHSKLHQDEAGGGEMGAQLQTSEADPKKCDYCEEKLTGKRAMTMHVRRFHPQELMQAEAREKNNYKCIICSEAFARESVLNTHMKMHELMAMEKSKEQNQVLEALVKKELKEQRNSMDVAQEGPMANDGMGNNTSLKKKSDVDVLFVCMVCQQEFEERGQLLKHQKKSHSELHLNIVSSTKNDSVAADNAEEANEGQPNESPTYDESMVIALDPSQLLGQSMPADGSTRLQPVVDGAAPVPALPKCDLCGKTFIYNCLLQTHLKKSHSESKPFECKVCHQRFGYRGTLQKHELTHSAQHIKPGDHGSIMFKCKICSAKFLELKQLSFHLKSHRNEGSAADKEPTRKVEIFKCSHCPQIFSDRDQFDEHLVQAHQQAPIPQQNHHPTGSTDTESSQNRPRLDRPMNEKEMFFDSLSIVKLERVSDSE is encoded by the exons ATGGAAACCCGCTCCACAAACAGCGCCCTGGGGGGAATCGTAACCCCTACCGGACCCAACATTTGCCGGATTTGTTTAACCAACGGTGGTCCAAGCATTCGAACGTCGACTTTTAATCCCGGAGACGCATCATCCGTACTGGAATCGATCTTTTCGACGGTGTCCGAGTACAACCATCGGAGTTTGTACGGTATCATGTTGACCGTGTGCAGCCCTCTCAGCCAGCGAGATTTACTTCGGGGAGTGCCGGAACGAATTTGCCACGGTTGCAAGTGGCGGCTGCTTTCGGCTTACGATTTCTACGAGACCTGCCTGAGAAACGATGACCGAATACGGGAACTGACTGGCGCCGGAAAGCAGATACAG GATCAAATACGAAATCCGGGTGAACCTCAGGTTCTAATACAGCAAGATGATTCAATCCAGGATATGACTCCCGACATTATGATGGACCAGTCATCGTCGTTCATGTTCGACAGCAATAGCTACTATCCGGAAGCTGAGAGTACACAATTCATGGACGGAAACGCCGCCGATTTGCTGGAAGAAATGCCCACAAAGGAACCGCAGGATGAGGCGTTCTTCGAGGAGCATTACAAACTAAACGACAAAGGCAACCACAGCTGTGGAATTTGCCAGCAAGAGTTTATCTACAAGAGCCAGTGTAGGTCGCACATTTTGGTGAAGCATGATCCGAGCAAACCGTTTAAGTGTGATGTGTGCTTCATTACGATCACGACCGAGATGCGGCTCGTTCGCCACAAGACTATCTATCATGGTGAAGGAGTTATCAAGATTTCCGAATTGGAAGAAAAGAACGAAGGAACAGATTCCTGGACCTGTAAGATATGCTCGAAATCGTTTCCCTCCATTATTCGTTACAAGAAGCATAAAGGCGTCCACGTGGCCCACAATAGGCCGTTCAAGTGTGACGTTTGTTTGTATCGGTTCTCGAGTAAGTCGCAGTTGAGACAGCATTCCAAATTGCACCAGGATGAGGCTGGCGGGGGTGAAATGGGCGCTCAACTGCAAACGTCTGAAGCGGATCCAAAAAAGTGTGACTACTGCGAGGAAAAATTGACCGGTAAACGCGCCATGACGATGCACGTGCGTCGCTTCCATCCCCAGGAACTGATGCAAGCCGAAGCACGTGAGAAGAACAACTACAAATGTATCATCTGCTCGGAGGCATTTGCCCGGGAAAGTGTCCTCAACACTCACATGAAGATGCACGAACTGATGGCCATGGAAAAGAGCAAAGAACAGAACCAAGTCCTGGAGGCGCTAGTCAAAAAAGAACTGAAAGAACAGCGCAACTCGATGGATGTTGCTCAGGAAGGTCCGATGGCGAACGATGGAATGGGGAACAATACTTCGTTGAAAAAGAAAAGCGATGTGGACGTGCTGTTCGTTTGTATGGTTTGTCAGCAGGAGTTTGAGGAACGCGGTCAGCTGCTGAAGCATCAGAAAAAGTCTCATTCCGAGTTGCATCTGAATATTGTCTCATCGACCAAAAATGATTCAGTTGCGGCAGACAACGCTGAAGAAG CAAACGAAGGGCAGCCTAACGAGTCCCCCACGTACGACGAGTCGATGGTCATAGCCCTCGATCCGTCTCAGCTACTCGGCCAATCGATGCCGGCCGACGGTAGCACACGGCTACAACCCGTTGTCGATGGTGCTGCACCTGTTCCTGCCCTACCCAAGTGCGATCTGTGCGGTAAAACCTTCATCTATAACTGTCTGCTGCAgacgcatctgaaaaaaagCCACAGCGAGTCGAAACCCTTCGAGTGTAAGGTTTGCCACCAGCGGTTCGGATACCGTGGAACCCTACAGAAGCACGAGTTGACACATTCCGCCCAGCACATCAAACCCGGCGATCACGGTTCCATCATGTTTAAGTGCAAAATCTGCTCGGCTAAATTCTTGGAGCTGAAGCAGCTGTCGTTCCATCTGAAATCGCATCGCAATGAAGGTTCGGCAGCAGACAAGGAACCCACCCGGAAGGTGGAAATATTCAAGTGCAGCCACTGTCCCCAGATTTTTAGCGATCGCGATCAGTTCGATGAACACCTGGTGCAGGCGCATCAGCAAGCCCCAATTCCACAACAAAATCATCATCCGACTGGTAGCACCGACACAGAATCATCCCAAAACCGACCCCGATTGGATCGACCCATGAACGAGAAGGAGATGTTTTTCGATAGCCTCTCGATCGTCAAGTTGGAACGCGTTTCGGATTCGGAATAA